The proteins below are encoded in one region of Telopea speciosissima isolate NSW1024214 ecotype Mountain lineage chromosome 10, Tspe_v1, whole genome shotgun sequence:
- the LOC122641936 gene encoding zinc finger A20 and AN1 domain-containing stress-associated protein 6-like: MAQESWKKETDETECQTPKGPILCANNCGFFGSAATNNLCSKCYSDLFMKQQQQKLRAAPVIPVADKMPITSSLVQPEPVVEKVDSVGEGHGLKEGSSCQEAVNPPPNRCMSCRKRVGLTGFKCRCGRTFCAVHRYSEKHECSFDYRSAGQDAIAKANPVVKAEKIEKI, encoded by the coding sequence ATGGCACAGGAAAGTTGGAAAAAGGAGACTGATGAAACTGAATGTCAGACACCCAAAGGCCCAATCTTGTGTGCAAACAATTGTGGCTTTTTTGGAAGTGCAGCCACCAACAACTTATGTTCCAAGTGCTACAGCGATCTATTCatgaagcagcagcagcaaaaacTCAGGGCAGCTCCAGTCATTCCGGTTGCTGACAAGATGCCTATAACATCCTCTTTGGTTCAACCCGAACCTGTTGTAGAGAAGGTGGATAGTGTGGGAGAAGGCCATGGACTGAAAGAAGGTTCCTCGTGTCAGGAGGCTGTCAATCCGCCTCCAAACCGTTGCATGTCTTGCCGAAAACGCGTTGGGCTGACTGGGTTCAAGTGCCGATGCGGTAGGACATTTTGTGCTGTTCACCGGTACTCTGAGAAGCATGAGTGCTCATTTGACTACAGGAGTGCTGGCCAGGACGCCATAGCTAAGGCGAACCCTGTTGTGAAGGCTGAGAAGATTGAGAAAATCTAA